The proteins below come from a single Parachlamydia acanthamoebae genomic window:
- the rpsI gene encoding 30S ribosomal protein S9 → MEETVATGRRKTAVASVRLRTGTGKIDINGRALNEYFPLEIQRQVVLAPFEKLGGVQKHDIIIRVNGGGVEGQAIAIRLGLARALVENQEDLRPDFKSAGFLTRDSRKKERKKYGRAGARKRFQFSKR, encoded by the coding sequence TTGGAAGAAACAGTTGCAACAGGTAGACGCAAAACTGCAGTCGCCTCAGTGCGCCTCCGTACGGGCACTGGAAAAATTGATATTAATGGAAGAGCTCTCAATGAGTATTTCCCACTTGAAATTCAAAGACAAGTTGTATTAGCTCCTTTTGAAAAATTAGGCGGCGTTCAAAAACATGACATCATTATTCGCGTGAACGGCGGCGGAGTTGAAGGACAAGCTATTGCGATTCGTCTCGGTCTTGCACGTGCATTAGTTGAAAATCAAGAAGATCTTCGCCCTGATTTTAAATCTGCAGGATTCTTGACACGTGATTCACGTAAGAAAGAACGTAAAAAATACGGACGAGCAGGAGCTCGTAAGCGCTTCCAGTTCTCTAAA
- the rplM gene encoding 50S ribosomal protein L13, translating to MTKNLQKTFVLKKQDIKHQWFLLDAAGKTLGRFASEVAKILRGKHKPTFTPHEDGGDGVIIINADKIRVTGAKEGQKVYHYYTGYMGGMRKIPYRTMLARKPGYILEHAIKGMMPSNRLTDGQLTRLRIFAGEEHNLDAQKPIKANI from the coding sequence ATGACGAAAAATCTACAAAAAACATTTGTGCTGAAAAAGCAAGATATCAAGCATCAGTGGTTCTTGCTGGATGCAGCAGGGAAAACGCTTGGTCGCTTTGCTTCTGAAGTCGCAAAAATTTTACGAGGCAAACATAAGCCTACTTTTACTCCACATGAAGATGGGGGAGATGGCGTAATTATTATTAATGCCGATAAAATTCGAGTAACAGGTGCCAAAGAAGGACAAAAAGTCTACCATTACTATACTGGGTATATGGGTGGTATGAGAAAGATCCCTTATCGCACAATGCTAGCGCGTAAGCCTGGTTATATTCTTGAGCACGCAATTAAAGGAATGATGCCTTCAAATCGTTTGACTGATGGTCAATTGACAAGACTGCGTATTTTTGCTGGCGAAGAGCATAATTTGGACGCTCAAAAACCCATTAAAGCTAACATATAG
- the miaB gene encoding tRNA (N6-isopentenyl adenosine(37)-C2)-methylthiotransferase MiaB: MRNPKTFYVRTYGCQMNELDSEVMVGILENRGLVRSMEEETADLLIFNTCSIRDLAERKVMGKLGKLGRNRNHDTIIGVTGCMANAKKESLFHKVPHIDFVLGTNNIHDLNRVLDDVISTGKQTSLTDTKFETELDYMGAKRDNKVSAHVSIIRGCSKYCTYCVVPYTRGEEVSRPPEHIVEECRHLVSQGYREITLLGQNVNSYGKDAPEWGCLFHDLLEKLDAIPGLERIRFMTSHPVDISRELMLAIRDLKSLCEFVHFPIQAGSNRILKKMHRMYTVEEYLEKVAMLRELVPHVALGTDIIVGFPTETDEEFQETYRILKETEYAVAFIFAYSARKGTPAMRWKDDIPEEVKDQRLKALMQLQEDIYAKQRQNLLDETLEVLVERPSTKDPRLLKARTRCWKNVVFEGGEELIGTLQNVKIHSYTNQTLLATL; encoded by the coding sequence ATGCGAAATCCAAAAACATTTTATGTGCGCACCTATGGTTGCCAAATGAACGAGCTTGACTCCGAAGTGATGGTGGGAATTCTCGAAAACCGAGGGTTAGTCCGATCCATGGAAGAAGAAACCGCTGATCTCCTGATTTTCAACACCTGCTCTATTCGTGACTTGGCCGAAAGAAAAGTGATGGGCAAGTTAGGAAAGCTCGGGCGCAACCGGAACCACGATACCATTATTGGTGTGACTGGATGCATGGCAAATGCTAAAAAAGAATCTCTTTTTCACAAGGTTCCGCATATCGATTTTGTCTTAGGAACCAATAACATCCACGATCTAAACCGCGTATTAGATGACGTTATCTCAACCGGAAAGCAAACATCCCTTACCGACACTAAGTTCGAAACCGAACTGGATTATATGGGCGCAAAGCGGGACAACAAAGTGAGCGCACACGTTTCCATTATCCGGGGCTGCAGCAAGTATTGCACCTATTGCGTGGTTCCTTACACTCGCGGTGAAGAAGTCTCACGCCCCCCCGAACATATTGTCGAAGAATGTCGCCACCTCGTCTCTCAAGGATATCGTGAAATTACCCTTTTGGGACAAAATGTCAATAGTTACGGGAAAGATGCTCCTGAATGGGGATGTTTATTTCACGATTTGCTCGAGAAATTAGATGCCATTCCCGGCTTGGAGAGAATCCGTTTTATGACAAGCCACCCTGTCGATATCTCGAGAGAGCTCATGCTGGCTATCCGAGATTTAAAAAGCTTATGTGAATTTGTTCACTTTCCTATTCAAGCAGGTTCTAATCGAATTCTTAAAAAAATGCATCGCATGTACACCGTTGAAGAGTATTTAGAAAAAGTGGCGATGCTAAGAGAGCTTGTTCCCCATGTTGCTCTAGGAACTGACATTATTGTAGGATTCCCGACGGAGACAGACGAAGAGTTTCAAGAGACTTATCGTATTCTAAAAGAGACCGAGTATGCAGTCGCCTTTATTTTTGCATATAGTGCGCGCAAAGGAACCCCCGCAATGCGATGGAAAGATGATATCCCCGAAGAAGTGAAAGATCAACGGTTAAAAGCCTTAATGCAACTTCAAGAAGACATCTATGCAAAACAGCGTCAAAACCTGCTCGACGAAACCCTTGAGGTATTAGTTGAAAGACCAAGTACCAAAGATCCTCGCTTGCTTAAAGCACGTACACGATGCTGGAAAAATGTTGTGTTTGAAGGAGGTGAAGAACTCATTGGGACCTTACAAAACGTCAAAATCCATAGCTATACGAATCAAACTTTGTTAGCCACTTTATAG
- the nrdJ gene encoding ribonucleoside-triphosphate reductase, adenosylcobalamin-dependent, with the protein MTTPTARAMAASLRTYHRPLDEETDFLENWDQVVNRVIHHQQWLWERALGRNLNAHEMQELEETRLLILERRIAPAGRTLWLGGTELSQVRESCMFNCAYTHVETVYDVVDVLWLLLQGCGVGFKPIIGTLNGLRKPLEDIQIIPSKRIQKGGLEHNVEHYDPHSQTWTIKVGDSASAWAKAIGKLIAGKFPAKTLVLDFSEIRPAGARVKGYGWISSGDIPMSKAFKAIATLLSNRADQLLTRIDILDIVNWLGTLLSNRRSAQIALFEYGQPEWEEFATSKKDWWLKDNAHRQQSNNSLLFRTKPSKEELEYIFKLMIDSGGSEPGLINAEAAERRAPWFKGCNPCVEVLLGNKSFCNLSEVNLLAFLGDKTGLERALYLTARMNYRQTMVDLRDEILQEAWHLNNQFLHLCGVGLTGIRANPLSAYDYKRMKNIAVSAAYSMANELNSPLPKNVTCVKPSGTLSKIMGTEEWGEVPEGIHLPLGKYILNSITFSKYDPLVNRLKNAGYEVMEKPFELESVLVKFPIRYEKIPFTHALVTHKNGTVEEIDINTDSAVVQLEWYRLLQESWSEQNVSTTISYDPSEIPEIIDWLLTHWDVYVGVSFLLRNDPTKNAQDLGYAYLPQEVISKTTYDDYVKTLKPISYEGLRLQGNAFDDTCLSGACPAD; encoded by the coding sequence ATGACAACACCTACAGCAAGAGCCATGGCTGCATCTCTTAGGACATATCACCGCCCCCTAGATGAAGAAACCGATTTTCTTGAAAATTGGGATCAGGTTGTTAACAGAGTTATCCATCATCAACAGTGGCTCTGGGAAAGAGCTTTAGGTCGAAATCTCAATGCCCATGAAATGCAAGAGTTGGAAGAAACACGTCTTCTTATTCTAGAAAGACGCATCGCTCCTGCCGGACGCACGCTGTGGCTGGGGGGAACAGAACTTAGCCAAGTAAGAGAATCCTGCATGTTTAATTGCGCTTACACACATGTAGAGACTGTCTATGATGTTGTCGATGTTTTATGGCTCCTTTTACAGGGGTGTGGAGTCGGATTCAAACCGATTATTGGAACGTTAAATGGCCTTAGAAAACCACTAGAAGACATTCAAATCATCCCATCCAAACGCATTCAAAAAGGCGGACTTGAGCATAATGTCGAACACTATGATCCTCATTCTCAAACATGGACAATCAAAGTTGGGGATTCTGCAAGCGCTTGGGCAAAGGCCATCGGAAAACTGATTGCGGGTAAATTCCCTGCTAAAACACTGGTCTTAGATTTTTCAGAAATACGCCCTGCTGGAGCAAGAGTCAAAGGATATGGATGGATATCTTCGGGCGATATTCCCATGAGCAAAGCTTTTAAAGCCATTGCAACTCTTTTATCTAACCGTGCAGATCAACTTTTGACCCGCATCGATATCTTGGACATTGTGAATTGGCTTGGCACCCTCTTATCAAACCGTCGTTCTGCGCAAATTGCCCTTTTCGAATATGGACAACCCGAATGGGAAGAATTTGCTACCTCCAAAAAGGATTGGTGGTTAAAAGATAACGCCCACCGGCAGCAGTCAAATAATAGCCTGCTTTTTAGAACCAAACCATCTAAAGAGGAGCTTGAATACATTTTCAAGCTAATGATTGATTCAGGAGGTTCTGAACCCGGCCTTATTAATGCTGAGGCGGCAGAGCGACGTGCCCCCTGGTTCAAAGGCTGTAATCCATGTGTCGAAGTTTTACTAGGAAATAAAAGTTTTTGCAATCTCTCAGAAGTCAATCTTTTAGCTTTCTTAGGAGATAAAACCGGGCTTGAACGAGCACTCTATCTAACAGCGCGAATGAATTATCGACAAACCATGGTTGATCTACGCGATGAAATTCTCCAAGAAGCCTGGCATTTGAATAACCAATTCTTGCACTTATGCGGTGTAGGCCTGACAGGGATTCGAGCAAATCCTCTTTCAGCCTATGATTACAAAAGAATGAAAAATATTGCTGTTAGTGCAGCTTATAGCATGGCGAATGAACTAAACAGTCCGCTACCAAAAAATGTAACCTGCGTTAAGCCAAGCGGCACATTAAGTAAAATCATGGGGACAGAAGAATGGGGGGAGGTTCCAGAAGGAATCCATCTTCCTCTCGGAAAATACATTTTAAATTCTATCACATTTTCAAAATATGACCCTCTTGTTAATCGCTTGAAGAATGCGGGTTATGAAGTAATGGAAAAGCCTTTTGAACTAGAGTCCGTTCTGGTTAAATTTCCAATTAGATACGAAAAAATCCCTTTCACACACGCTCTCGTTACGCACAAAAACGGAACAGTTGAAGAAATAGACATCAATACAGATTCCGCTGTGGTTCAACTTGAATGGTATCGTCTTCTACAAGAATCATGGTCCGAACAAAATGTATCCACCACAATTTCTTATGATCCTTCCGAAATCCCGGAAATCATCGATTGGCTTCTCACGCATTGGGATGTTTATGTGGGGGTTTCTTTTTTACTTCGAAATGACCCGACAAAAAATGCTCAGGATCTTGGCTATGCCTATCTTCCCCAAGAAGTTATTTCCAAGACTACCTACGACGATTACGTCAAAACTTTAAAGCCTATTTCATATGAAGGACTTCGCTTACAAGGTAATGCCTTCGATGACACCTGTTTATCTGGCGCCTGCCCTGCGGATTAA
- a CDS encoding tetratricopeptide repeat protein: MPKNFKKIGIAGLLCLVLMAGFVFLIRETLQKELEKVEKAYQEGERATTLSERKKAFNQALEGYLEMEVAYHPIYGDGKLYYNLGNTYFQLEEYPLAILYYEKALNLLSDSSKVQENLRITRQKLGIVDSSKANVFQYLVFFQEWLLPTRLQLLSFCLILIIASISLFIWYQFSWIKPVFWTLAAIALILLGSVFYSRFFSSVDGIITQPAFLYRDAGTQYAKVREDPLIAGSKVEVLDLNKGAWMKIATPKGEIGYIKAADIQLIEPYR; the protein is encoded by the coding sequence ATGCCAAAAAATTTCAAAAAGATCGGGATAGCAGGTTTACTCTGCCTTGTGCTTATGGCGGGTTTCGTTTTTTTGATTCGAGAAACTTTGCAAAAAGAATTGGAGAAGGTCGAAAAAGCCTATCAAGAAGGTGAAAGGGCAACCACTCTCAGCGAGAGAAAAAAAGCCTTTAATCAAGCATTAGAGGGATATTTGGAGATGGAAGTTGCTTATCACCCTATTTATGGAGACGGCAAACTTTACTATAACCTGGGAAATACCTATTTTCAATTAGAAGAATACCCCTTGGCCATTTTGTATTATGAAAAAGCCTTGAACCTACTTTCTGATTCGTCTAAAGTGCAAGAAAATTTAAGAATTACGCGTCAAAAGTTGGGGATTGTAGACAGCTCCAAAGCAAATGTTTTTCAATATCTCGTTTTTTTTCAAGAATGGCTTTTGCCCACTAGATTACAACTTTTATCCTTTTGCTTGATCCTGATAATTGCCAGCATTTCTCTTTTTATTTGGTATCAATTTTCTTGGATTAAACCTGTTTTTTGGACCTTGGCTGCCATCGCTTTGATTTTATTGGGAAGTGTTTTTTATTCCCGCTTCTTTTCTTCTGTGGATGGAATTATTACTCAGCCCGCTTTTCTTTATCGAGATGCCGGAACGCAGTACGCAAAAGTCCGGGAAGACCCGTTGATTGCCGGATCTAAAGTTGAAGTTTTAGATTTGAATAAGGGAGCGTGGATGAAAATTGCGACGCCAAAAGGCGAAATTGGGTATATCAAGGCCGCAGACATTCAATTGATAGAACCTTATAGGTAG
- a CDS encoding BatD family protein, which translates to MVRIGFMLLFFFFEHSFCFCAEDVKVTAEIESDQAFAGQPLPGTIMITHDSQEAVDAGSFMLNGKTPLKAQFQRDVRMAQGSPLVISIYLFTLDSQDKGLYVLPNIHVTVGGKKYQSALSSYEVHDAHASRPTAVPAKPSSTYEPPSAAPPKSTASTNTNVTPVLKLEAFVQGKSTLFPGERTQLVYRYVFNTDINLTKELVPMLDAVGMRKVGSKQIHDHTEGNFSIREIMQEVEAVKPGKYVYGPSLIEGYAGPERQLLSAPAPIVTVIVNELPQETTPKTFNGAIGDFTYQVKMLTPSTVQVGDKIQLSIQVTGKGDLSTIKLPDLCCQPGFEGLFTQSDLHDSGKIQGDTVSFIAEMRPLSILVHEIPSIEFSSFNPQTKKYVIKRSAPIPLTVTESQPDLQKETQVNAKEAWSPQNAKPHDIEIQGNEPLTRQNLDNRFLATWWSLLLIPLGVGFLLFQIQLKKHLADMQRHSTIPQSEQILKEALKNQHQPDLCFALITRALLTRLVEKKKIPTTEVTFGALPREGIVGEVREFLMQVEKMRFSGHPEVSVEEYLTKGKELFSKVE; encoded by the coding sequence ATGGTAAGAATAGGTTTCATGCTTCTCTTCTTTTTTTTCGAGCATAGTTTTTGTTTTTGTGCTGAAGACGTGAAAGTGACAGCGGAGATCGAAAGTGATCAGGCCTTTGCTGGACAACCCTTGCCTGGGACGATTATGATTACGCATGATTCACAGGAGGCTGTGGACGCTGGAAGTTTTATGCTAAATGGGAAAACGCCTTTAAAAGCCCAATTCCAGCGTGATGTACGAATGGCACAGGGCAGCCCGCTAGTTATTTCTATTTATCTTTTTACGTTAGATTCGCAAGATAAGGGACTTTATGTGCTACCTAATATTCATGTCACAGTTGGAGGGAAAAAATATCAGTCTGCACTTTCCTCTTATGAAGTTCATGATGCGCATGCTTCCAGACCAACAGCAGTTCCTGCTAAACCGAGCTCCACTTATGAGCCCCCCTCTGCCGCCCCTCCTAAGTCCACTGCGTCCACCAATACAAATGTAACCCCTGTGTTAAAATTAGAAGCTTTTGTGCAGGGAAAGTCGACCTTGTTTCCAGGAGAGCGTACGCAACTTGTTTATCGTTATGTCTTCAATACCGATATTAATCTCACTAAAGAGCTTGTCCCTATGCTTGATGCTGTGGGCATGCGTAAAGTGGGGAGTAAACAAATCCATGACCATACAGAAGGCAATTTTAGTATTCGAGAAATCATGCAAGAGGTTGAAGCTGTTAAACCAGGAAAGTATGTTTATGGTCCATCTTTAATTGAAGGATATGCAGGACCAGAAAGACAGCTCTTAAGTGCTCCAGCGCCTATTGTAACTGTTATTGTGAATGAACTTCCTCAAGAAACTACACCCAAAACGTTTAATGGTGCCATCGGTGATTTTACTTACCAAGTAAAAATGCTAACACCATCCACTGTGCAGGTGGGGGATAAGATTCAGTTATCGATTCAAGTGACAGGTAAGGGTGATTTATCGACTATTAAATTACCAGATTTATGCTGTCAACCTGGATTTGAAGGACTTTTCACACAGAGCGATTTGCACGATTCAGGAAAAATTCAAGGTGATACCGTTTCTTTTATTGCTGAGATGCGTCCATTATCTATTTTGGTGCATGAGATCCCGAGTATTGAATTTTCTTCGTTTAATCCTCAGACCAAAAAGTATGTGATTAAACGCTCAGCTCCTATTCCACTAACGGTCACAGAATCTCAGCCGGATCTCCAAAAAGAAACGCAAGTCAATGCGAAGGAGGCGTGGAGTCCCCAGAATGCGAAACCGCACGATATAGAAATTCAAGGCAATGAGCCCTTAACTAGACAAAATTTAGATAATCGATTTTTAGCAACTTGGTGGTCTCTTCTTCTGATTCCACTTGGTGTTGGGTTCTTATTATTTCAAATTCAATTAAAAAAACATCTTGCTGATATGCAACGCCATTCAACAATTCCACAGAGTGAGCAAATTTTAAAAGAAGCCTTAAAGAACCAGCATCAGCCCGATCTCTGCTTTGCTTTAATCACACGAGCCTTGCTCACACGCTTAGTTGAGAAGAAAAAAATTCCAACGACAGAGGTCACTTTTGGTGCTTTGCCGCGAGAGGGGATTGTGGGAGAAGTACGTGAGTTTTTGATGCAAGTTGAAAAAATGCGTTTTTCCGGTCATCCCGAGGTTTCGGTCGAGGAATATTTAACGAAAGGAAAGGAACTCTTTTCTAAGGTGGAGTAA
- a CDS encoding VWA domain-containing protein — MPIAFGSSKGFFIENSTMIKDLFFDFPLAAFLIPGVFLFVLAGMFLHRHRLSVMQQYSKIVQMVMLPRDPVSTWVKGTLLCLTWLAAVLALMQPKGNSHYAPNRVLSTGQEEGIPTHQMQFILDTSASMQVKDIRNQTRSEYGKEIVDELARQLDGKSASLWGFAGQATRLSPATMDALFLRLMIRDLQINEGNVTGTSLINAVKAIQKEISELPQDRKLVAVLLSDGEDTENISAEEKAKNLRVLLDDLKTKFKDRLTIYTIGIGSREGGEIPDVLEQGQRIHSKRDDTWLKQIGESSGEYIIADQESSIEIAQDILSKMKKKNLEEWISKPNETSSVKEDMVQSLIYTLYFQYPLAFALLFLTIEILFPIVRHQTRSPK; from the coding sequence ATGCCTATTGCTTTCGGTTCTTCTAAAGGCTTTTTTATTGAGAACAGCACCATGATAAAAGATCTTTTCTTTGATTTCCCTCTCGCCGCCTTTTTAATTCCGGGAGTTTTCCTGTTTGTTTTAGCCGGGATGTTTTTACATCGCCACCGCTTGAGTGTAATGCAACAGTATTCAAAGATTGTCCAAATGGTCATGCTTCCTCGAGATCCTGTAAGTACTTGGGTAAAGGGGACACTTCTGTGTCTGACTTGGCTAGCAGCAGTATTAGCCCTTATGCAACCAAAAGGGAATAGTCATTATGCACCAAATAGAGTTCTCTCAACTGGGCAGGAAGAAGGGATTCCTACACATCAGATGCAATTCATCCTGGATACTTCTGCGTCGATGCAAGTGAAAGATATTCGTAACCAAACCCGTTCTGAATATGGAAAAGAAATTGTGGACGAGCTTGCTCGACAGCTCGATGGTAAAAGTGCTTCTTTGTGGGGATTTGCGGGGCAAGCGACCAGACTTTCTCCTGCAACGATGGATGCCTTATTTTTGCGTTTAATGATACGAGATCTACAGATAAATGAGGGGAATGTCACTGGAACAAGTCTGATTAACGCTGTAAAAGCCATCCAGAAAGAAATTTCAGAGTTGCCGCAAGATCGAAAGTTGGTGGCTGTATTATTAAGCGATGGGGAAGACACAGAAAATATCTCGGCCGAAGAAAAAGCCAAAAACTTAAGAGTCCTTCTAGATGACTTGAAAACAAAATTTAAGGATAGATTAACCATTTATACAATAGGAATTGGCTCTAGAGAAGGAGGGGAAATTCCTGATGTTCTTGAACAAGGGCAAAGAATTCATTCCAAAAGAGATGATACATGGCTCAAACAAATTGGAGAGAGTTCCGGGGAGTATATCATCGCAGACCAGGAGTCTTCCATTGAGATTGCTCAGGATATCCTCAGCAAAATGAAAAAGAAAAACCTCGAGGAATGGATATCAAAGCCCAACGAGACTTCTTCTGTAAAAGAAGATATGGTTCAATCTTTAATCTACACCCTATATTTCCAATATCCATTAGCCTTTGCGCTTCTTTTTTTAACAATTGAAATTCTTTTTCCTATTGTGCGTCATCAAACACGGAGTCCCAAATGA
- a CDS encoding vWA domain-containing protein, which translates to MEGISFEISYLSSFFALLGWAIFLGLWKAGKLPQQPLFLFSNLTDLKPLTLSWRAKYAAVPFWLKIGSLAFLTIAWMDPHFYLLKPDRGERARDHTPHEGIAIYLVLDQSGSMAQKIPLSSDEKGRISVPKIDFIVEITKDFVKGDPTKGLKGLHNDLVGLIGFARTAQVLSPLTLDHQAIIDQLNKFSIVKHQDEDGTSIGYAIFKTANLIASTKHFAEELKEASPYTIKNSIMLIVTDGFQDPNPLDREDQYRSIELEDAAKYAKEQGVRVYIINVEPRIASEEFGSERRVMQKVTEITGGKFYLLDHIEELKNIYADIDKLEKSILPVLSKRDQPMRYQRISLYPYLIVIGLGCLLLSVLLKAFLLRTAP; encoded by the coding sequence ATGGAAGGTATTTCCTTTGAAATCAGCTATTTATCTAGCTTTTTTGCTCTATTGGGATGGGCGATTTTTTTAGGGCTTTGGAAAGCCGGCAAACTTCCCCAGCAACCCCTTTTTTTATTTTCTAATTTGACAGATTTAAAGCCACTGACCTTGAGTTGGAGAGCTAAGTATGCTGCAGTCCCTTTTTGGTTAAAAATCGGATCTTTAGCCTTTTTGACAATTGCATGGATGGATCCCCATTTTTATCTCTTAAAACCAGATCGTGGGGAGCGTGCGCGAGATCACACTCCTCATGAGGGAATTGCCATCTATCTGGTTTTGGACCAATCAGGATCTATGGCACAAAAAATTCCACTCAGTTCCGATGAAAAAGGACGCATTTCTGTTCCAAAAATCGATTTTATTGTGGAAATAACCAAAGACTTTGTAAAAGGCGATCCCACCAAAGGCTTGAAGGGACTACACAACGACCTTGTTGGATTGATTGGTTTTGCCAGAACTGCACAGGTTCTATCTCCCCTGACATTGGATCATCAAGCGATTATCGATCAACTCAATAAATTTTCAATTGTGAAGCATCAAGACGAGGACGGGACATCCATTGGTTATGCGATTTTTAAAACAGCTAATTTGATTGCCTCCACAAAACATTTTGCAGAAGAACTTAAAGAAGCTTCTCCTTATACAATCAAAAACTCGATCATGTTAATCGTGACAGATGGCTTTCAAGATCCTAACCCACTCGATCGGGAAGATCAATATCGCAGTATTGAGTTGGAAGATGCTGCCAAATATGCGAAAGAGCAAGGGGTACGTGTGTATATCATTAATGTGGAACCCCGTATCGCATCGGAAGAATTTGGATCTGAGAGAAGAGTTATGCAAAAAGTGACAGAAATAACAGGCGGGAAGTTTTATCTTCTCGATCATATTGAAGAATTAAAAAATATTTATGCCGATATCGATAAACTAGAAAAAAGTATATTGCCTGTTTTGAGTAAACGAGATCAGCCAATGAGATATCAAAGGATTTCCTTATATCCCTATTTGATCGTCATTGGATTAGGATGCCTATTGCTTTCGGTTCTTCTAAAGGCTTTTTTATTGAGAACAGCACCATGA
- a CDS encoding P-type ATPase: MKLGDGKKVLLILCLAACFLCLPFFVQIGGMLTGRQIFISENIQFILATLIQLIGGFLFYWQAYHALRKRQVGHKTVLMMISTVVYLYSCVLWQQNLPSFFMVSAITITVLLLGEWLLVGKQRNQIDLLPKVFADRLAHVLLGVITLSSVIAFLTWWLIKGNGWRACGIGADVWVMACPCMLGLAMPIIINIYNRTVAWLKENLEEELAIAKAEDVSKEAIRKMRQNVGFAFLYPVLGIPFAAMGLLHPWLVAFTIAMSFFSIFTNSLLLYFWLPQENNRG; this comes from the coding sequence ATGAAATTAGGGGATGGAAAGAAAGTACTTTTGATACTCTGCTTAGCCGCATGTTTTCTCTGCTTGCCATTTTTTGTGCAAATTGGGGGAATGCTAACGGGCAGACAAATCTTCATCTCAGAAAATATACAGTTCATTTTGGCAACTCTCATTCAACTAATAGGTGGTTTTTTATTCTATTGGCAAGCTTACCATGCTTTACGTAAAAGACAAGTCGGCCACAAAACGGTGCTTATGATGATTTCAACAGTTGTTTACCTATATAGCTGCGTTTTATGGCAACAAAATTTACCATCTTTTTTTATGGTGAGTGCGATTACAATCACTGTTTTGCTACTAGGAGAATGGTTACTTGTTGGTAAGCAGAGAAATCAAATTGACTTGCTCCCGAAAGTTTTTGCTGATCGCCTTGCACATGTTCTTTTAGGTGTGATTACGCTGAGTAGCGTGATTGCCTTTTTGACATGGTGGCTGATAAAAGGAAATGGTTGGCGTGCTTGTGGAATCGGTGCAGATGTGTGGGTGATGGCCTGTCCCTGCATGCTAGGATTAGCCATGCCCATCATTATAAACATCTATAATCGAACAGTGGCTTGGTTGAAGGAAAACCTTGAAGAGGAATTGGCCATAGCAAAAGCGGAAGACGTATCAAAAGAAGCCATTAGAAAAATGCGTCAGAATGTGGGGTTTGCATTTTTATATCCGGTTTTAGGAATCCCTTTTGCTGCGATGGGGCTTTTGCATCCTTGGTTGGTCGCCTTTACCATTGCGATGAGTTTTTTTTCTATTTTTACAAACAGTCTACTTTTATATTTTTGGTTGCCGCAAGAAAACAATCGAGGCTGA
- a CDS encoding ParB/RepB/Spo0J family partition protein — translation MNQVVEKKNNEETFYQEELVEVQLSQIQVNPFQPRRNFSEEELDELACSIKAVGILHPPLVRLVTNEANEKKYEIISGERRCRAAQIAGLTTLKVVVRNSCEQLSAQAALIENVQRVDLNPIEVAKALKSLMLEFGFSQDELAGRIGKKRSTVSNYLRLLTLPKYIQDDVSKNVITMGHAKAILSQPDLEKQHLLYELILRDELTVREAEQASLRIQEKAKKNALVYANRDFFLEQLSEKLQRKLGTKVHILGKGKKGRITIDYYSLDDLDRVLSFFESEGADP, via the coding sequence ATGAATCAAGTTGTAGAGAAAAAAAATAACGAAGAGACATTTTATCAGGAAGAGTTGGTTGAAGTTCAACTCTCTCAAATTCAAGTGAATCCTTTTCAGCCACGCCGGAATTTTTCAGAAGAGGAACTTGATGAGTTAGCTTGTTCAATTAAAGCTGTGGGTATTTTACATCCTCCTCTTGTCCGCTTGGTGACAAATGAAGCCAATGAAAAAAAGTACGAGATCATTTCTGGGGAAAGACGCTGCCGAGCTGCGCAAATCGCTGGATTGACTACCTTGAAAGTGGTCGTGCGCAACAGCTGTGAACAGCTATCTGCACAAGCCGCATTGATCGAAAATGTGCAAAGAGTCGATTTAAATCCCATTGAAGTTGCGAAGGCCTTAAAGAGCTTGATGCTGGAATTTGGGTTTAGCCAAGATGAATTAGCTGGGCGAATTGGAAAGAAGCGTTCGACAGTGTCCAATTATCTCCGCTTATTAACCCTACCAAAATATATTCAGGATGATGTTTCAAAGAATGTCATTACCATGGGGCACGCAAAAGCTATTCTTTCCCAGCCAGATTTAGAAAAACAACATTTGCTTTATGAATTGATTTTAAGGGATGAGTTAACAGTTAGAGAAGCCGAACAAGCTAGTTTGCGCATTCAAGAAAAAGCCAAAAAAAATGCTTTGGTTTATGCAAATCGAGACTTCTTCCTTGAACAGCTATCGGAAAAGCTTCAACGGAAGTTAGGAACAAAAGTGCATATTTTAGGAAAAGGCAAAAAGGGCAGAATCACTATTGATTACTATAGCTTAGATGATTTAGATAGAGTATTAAGTTTTTTTGAATCTGAGGGGGCTGATCCATGA